In one Roseburia intestinalis L1-82 genomic region, the following are encoded:
- a CDS encoding gluconate 5-dehydrogenase yields the protein MSFLNNFSLEGKIALVTGASYGIGFAIASAYAEAGATIVFNDIKQELVDKGLAAYAEKGIKAHGYVCDVTNEEQVNELVKKVEEEVGVIDILVNNAGIIKRIPMCDMSAAEFRQVIDVDLNAPFIVSKAVIPSMIKKGHGKIINICSMMSELGRETVSAYAAAKGGLKMLTKNIASEYGEFNIQCNGIGPGYIATPQTAPLREIQPDGSRHPFDQFIIAKTPAARWGNAEDLQGPAVFLASDASNFVNGHVLYVDGGILAYIGKQPQ from the coding sequence ATGTCATTTTTAAACAATTTCTCATTAGAGGGTAAAATTGCATTAGTAACAGGCGCGTCTTATGGTATCGGATTTGCTATCGCATCTGCTTATGCAGAGGCAGGCGCAACCATCGTATTCAACGATATCAAACAGGAGCTGGTTGACAAGGGATTAGCAGCTTATGCTGAAAAAGGGATCAAAGCTCATGGTTATGTCTGCGACGTTACCAATGAGGAGCAGGTGAATGAACTTGTGAAAAAAGTAGAGGAGGAAGTTGGTGTGATCGATATCCTTGTAAACAATGCAGGTATCATCAAACGTATTCCAATGTGCGATATGTCAGCAGCAGAGTTCAGACAGGTAATTGATGTTGACTTAAATGCACCGTTCATCGTATCAAAAGCAGTGATTCCGTCCATGATCAAAAAAGGCCACGGAAAGATCATCAACATCTGCTCTATGATGAGTGAGCTTGGCCGTGAGACCGTTTCTGCTTACGCTGCAGCAAAAGGTGGTTTAAAAATGTTAACAAAGAACATTGCATCTGAGTACGGTGAATTCAATATCCAGTGTAACGGTATCGGACCTGGTTATATTGCAACACCTCAGACAGCACCTCTTCGTGAGATCCAGCCGGACGGTTCCAGACATCCGTTTGACCAGTTCATCATCGCAAAGACTCCGGCTGCAAGATGGGGAAATGCAGAAGACTTACAGGGACCGGCTGTGTTCCTTGCATCGGATGCATCTAACTTTGTAAATGGTCATGTGCTGTATGTAGATGGTGGTATTTTAGCTTATATTGGTAAGCAGCCACAGTAA
- a CDS encoding serine hydrolase domain-containing protein yields the protein MNFKKGSPESAGIPSGCLLHFLDRLQKKQVPMHSFLLMRHDTLIAEGYYAPYQKDTLHRMFSISKSFTSIAIGLLEAEGKLSLDDPIVSYFPDKIPANVHPWIAAMTIRDMLMMRTCHAATTYKVDMKSDWVESFFTVPPTHPAGKLFHYDTSSAHTLCALVERLSGMPMLDYLKEKLSVLEFSGESYMLTDPFGVSMGGSGLVALPSDLLKFGYLLSHDGNIDGTQLVSASYIKTATSHLSDTRITAPLPSEACGYGYQIWRSEKNGFVCYGMGGQFIHYLPDYDLLFVTTADTQGLAGGNQLIYDALYDEILPFIQADPLPEDQKTHTELLSVLSSLAIAPLGDSAMTAAVTSQVSGKRYMFKPNSSEFTDFTADFTNDEGCFTFTLHGRPCSIHFGFGKLVCGQFPVYDQRYAASGVWVSENTLYVRAHVIDAFVGSVHFEVVFGDADVTVFMRKQEESLFGEFQGHLVGMVCGCL from the coding sequence ATGAATTTCAAAAAAGGTTCTCCAGAAAGTGCTGGCATCCCATCCGGATGCCTTCTTCACTTTCTGGATCGTTTACAAAAAAAACAGGTTCCAATGCACAGTTTTCTTTTAATGCGGCATGACACACTCATTGCCGAGGGCTACTATGCACCCTATCAGAAAGACACGCTGCATCGCATGTTTTCGATCAGTAAAAGTTTTACATCCATTGCGATCGGTCTTTTGGAAGCGGAAGGAAAATTATCACTGGATGATCCGATCGTCTCATATTTTCCAGACAAGATTCCAGCAAATGTACATCCGTGGATTGCAGCCATGACGATCCGGGATATGCTCATGATGCGCACCTGCCATGCCGCGACGACCTACAAAGTCGATATGAAAAGTGACTGGGTAGAGAGTTTCTTTACCGTGCCGCCAACCCATCCTGCCGGAAAGCTCTTTCATTATGATACGTCCTCCGCACATACACTCTGTGCGCTTGTAGAACGTCTTTCCGGCATGCCAATGCTCGATTATCTCAAAGAAAAGCTGTCTGTTTTGGAATTTTCCGGTGAATCCTACATGCTGACAGATCCTTTTGGCGTCTCCATGGGCGGAAGCGGACTTGTCGCTCTTCCATCCGACCTGTTAAAATTCGGTTATCTTCTATCTCACGATGGAAATATTGATGGAACACAGCTCGTTTCTGCCTCCTACATCAAAACAGCAACCTCCCATCTCTCTGACACACGCATCACGGCACCTCTTCCAAGTGAAGCCTGCGGCTATGGTTATCAGATCTGGCGCAGTGAAAAAAATGGTTTTGTCTGCTACGGCATGGGTGGTCAGTTCATCCATTACCTTCCGGATTATGATCTTCTCTTTGTCACTACCGCAGACACACAGGGACTTGCGGGTGGAAATCAACTGATTTATGATGCTCTGTATGATGAGATTCTTCCTTTCATACAGGCAGATCCACTCCCGGAAGATCAAAAAACGCATACAGAGCTTCTTTCTGTGCTCTCTTCACTTGCGATTGCACCTCTGGGCGATAGTGCAATGACGGCAGCGGTCACTTCACAAGTTTCGGGGAAACGATATATGTTCAAACCAAACAGTAGTGAGTTTACAGATTTTACAGCGGATTTTACAAATGATGAGGGATGTTTTACGTTTACACTGCACGGCAGACCGTGTTCCATTCATTTCGGTTTTGGAAAACTTGTCTGCGGACAGTTTCCCGTCTATGACCAGAGGTATGCTGCCAGCGGAGTGTGGGTTTCAGAGAACACTCTGTATGTGCGGGCGCATGTGATCGATGCGTTTGTGGGGAGTGTGCATTTTGAGGTGGTGTTTGGAGATGCGGATGTAACGGTGTTTATGAGGAAGCAGGAGGAAAGTTTATTTGGGGAGTTTCAGGGACATCTGGTTGGGATGGTTTGTGGATGCCTGTAG
- a CDS encoding AraC family transcriptional regulator, with protein sequence MRINLNPPADATAKNESTTFLMIRFAITYSVFLLIILLLMVHLHRVSTTRSEEDFWNQDQSTFESAVSLLDNNFTTMDSITRQLSMNTKLYHLATMKSTDDNDFYLSGLTMKQSLASYMYSYNELPFSTYFVYLRNSGYIISVNTFNSEQLYYIRNYLSSGANFNEWHDLLNNNLTKDSALYPLSDFMLPESGNAYLYVLNMDVLTYKDIPATVAFHINEQTLRKIFSGVSLGDTGYIIAVDAQDQPVFSLSEDKNTSSEKDLNTLTESVLSLSYDDNNTCVHNDTHIMRIASKTNDWTFYLVQPESIYPSDYQFIFLLILFAAIIGGLIMIFILVRNNMRPILHLDDQLQETLHANTQLIEEAAAIRPVLYDNYLRQLMSGVITTPDELSFIQNYLHLEDPSLHYYVLYGVTYENDPAADTFPNENTSTESSESMKDIIAGLLARYFSYENNLYLCSPKKHIYAVLIPFSGTADEILITLQEKALKFHSELLEEYSIWFFAGIGLSCSFTNIWESYQQAKDAAGYTSKNYIFLPYEMLKKDSHVYYYPAEFSTRLIRSITGGNKSQVIEIFNLIHQENIEERSLPFQLLRFLLTDIRNTLLKARFTYTGESTPQIAEIDTMLSQDELTFRLCEDISIKLCDFFASKSEKNNLIDSIVTYIRENYKNPALCLSKISDEFHISESYFSHMFKENMNVNFSVYLEDLRLTEAAHLIEKGESCINEIALEVGYNNQTSFRRAFKKKYGVTPSSFGVQS encoded by the coding sequence ATGAGAATAAATTTGAATCCACCAGCGGATGCCACAGCAAAAAATGAATCCACTACGTTTCTCATGATTCGCTTTGCTATTACATACAGTGTCTTTTTACTTATCATTTTACTTCTGATGGTACACCTCCACCGTGTCTCAACAACACGCTCTGAAGAGGATTTCTGGAATCAGGATCAGTCTACCTTTGAAAGTGCCGTTTCACTTTTAGATAATAATTTCACAACCATGGATTCTATCACAAGACAGCTCAGCATGAATACCAAACTATACCATCTTGCAACGATGAAGTCCACAGACGATAATGATTTTTATCTGTCAGGTCTCACCATGAAGCAGTCCCTTGCCTCTTATATGTATTCCTACAATGAGCTTCCTTTCAGTACCTATTTTGTTTATCTGAGAAATAGCGGCTATATTATCAGTGTAAACACTTTCAATTCCGAACAGCTTTATTATATAAGAAACTATTTATCTTCCGGGGCGAATTTTAATGAATGGCATGATCTGCTCAACAACAATCTGACAAAAGATTCTGCCCTTTATCCACTTTCGGATTTTATGCTTCCCGAAAGCGGTAACGCATATCTTTATGTGTTAAATATGGACGTACTGACCTACAAAGATATTCCTGCTACCGTTGCTTTCCATATCAATGAGCAGACCTTACGCAAAATTTTCAGCGGTGTTTCTTTAGGTGATACCGGTTACATTATTGCAGTCGACGCACAGGATCAGCCAGTGTTTTCCCTGTCCGAAGATAAGAATACATCATCTGAAAAAGATTTAAATACGCTTACCGAATCCGTATTATCCTTATCCTATGATGACAATAATACCTGTGTTCACAATGACACACATATTATGCGGATCGCATCAAAAACAAATGACTGGACTTTCTATCTGGTACAGCCGGAATCCATTTATCCATCCGATTATCAGTTTATTTTTCTGCTGATCCTTTTTGCAGCAATCATCGGTGGACTTATCATGATATTTATTTTAGTCCGCAACAATATGCGCCCGATTCTTCATTTAGATGACCAGCTCCAGGAAACACTGCATGCAAATACGCAGTTAATCGAAGAAGCTGCTGCAATCCGTCCTGTTTTATATGACAATTATTTGAGACAGCTGATGAGTGGAGTTATCACAACCCCGGATGAGCTTTCATTTATCCAGAATTATCTGCATTTAGAAGATCCATCGCTTCATTATTATGTATTGTACGGTGTAACTTACGAAAATGATCCTGCTGCAGATACTTTTCCAAATGAAAATACTTCCACTGAAAGTTCTGAAAGTATGAAAGATATTATCGCCGGTCTTTTGGCCAGATATTTTTCTTATGAAAATAACTTATATCTGTGTTCCCCAAAGAAACATATTTATGCTGTGTTAATCCCTTTTAGTGGAACTGCCGATGAGATACTGATCACACTTCAGGAAAAAGCATTAAAATTTCATAGTGAACTGCTAGAAGAGTATTCGATCTGGTTTTTTGCAGGAATCGGTCTCTCCTGCTCCTTCACCAACATATGGGAATCTTACCAACAGGCGAAAGATGCTGCAGGGTATACCAGTAAAAACTATATTTTCCTTCCATATGAAATGTTGAAAAAAGACTCCCATGTTTACTACTATCCGGCTGAATTTTCAACCCGTCTGATTCGTTCCATCACTGGCGGAAATAAATCCCAGGTGATTGAAATTTTCAATCTGATCCACCAGGAGAACATTGAAGAACGTTCGCTTCCGTTTCAGTTATTACGGTTTTTACTTACCGATATCCGCAACACTCTGTTGAAAGCACGTTTTACATATACGGGAGAAAGTACTCCGCAGATAGCGGAAATTGATACTATGCTTTCACAGGACGAGTTAACTTTCCGTCTCTGTGAAGATATCAGCATTAAACTGTGTGATTTCTTTGCATCAAAATCCGAAAAGAATAATCTGATTGACAGCATTGTGACTTATATCCGTGAAAATTACAAAAATCCGGCGCTCTGCTTAAGCAAGATCTCCGACGAGTTCCACATATCAGAAAGTTATTTTTCTCATATGTTTAAAGAAAATATGAATGTGAACTTCTCTGTCTATCTGGAAGATCTGCGGCTCACAGAGGCGGCACATCTGATTGAAAAAGGCGAGTCCTGTATCAATGAAATCGCTTTGGAAGTTGGTTATAACAACCAGACGTCTTTCCGACGTGCATTTAAGAAAAAATATGGCGTTACACCAAGCAGCTTTGGTGTTCAGTCTTAA
- a CDS encoding extracellular solute-binding protein → MKKKVVSVLMAAAMVAGMAGCGSSNTGNAGTTNSNASTNNEATTESGDASASTATDSDVEKPEEITIMVDGTVFTQENGQAEFIAKLEDLLGMKINVIQPDHDAYYDVVGQTVASGDWPDVMILSSTYYAGYAEQGVLWDMTDAYASSDLKTRQDAYGSTGVIDGVRLDGKLYGMPAARGNGCVTYVKKAWLDNCGLDVPTNYDEYLAMLEAFTTGDPDGNGVNGDTYGVSAAGFIGTEAPYTNYLPEFYQDANPSFYKAEDGTWKDGFTEDSMKSALERMAAAYKEGVIDPTTLTNGTSDCRNKFYDDSFGVFTYWAGTWATNLKTNLEANGKDGELVALPPIAEVGQYLDRVPPVWCITSACENPEGVFKYFIEPMQDGGDVQFLWTYGVEGIHWSTAAETLFAGTENEKTYADGEFHMLENREKEGTQYTKAHIDPMLALVELANDPQEESVAAEAKESAQLFNDNCKAADLVPTTDEMSEYNGDLTTLKNELIAKVVMGEITVDDAYAQFESNHGAEWSQAIVDSLNK, encoded by the coding sequence ATGAAAAAGAAGGTAGTATCAGTCCTTATGGCTGCCGCTATGGTAGCTGGTATGGCAGGATGCGGTTCCAGCAACACTGGTAACGCAGGAACAACAAATTCAAATGCTTCTACAAATAATGAAGCAACCACAGAGAGCGGTGATGCTTCCGCAAGCACAGCAACAGATTCTGATGTTGAGAAACCAGAAGAGATCACCATTATGGTAGATGGAACTGTTTTCACACAGGAAAACGGACAGGCAGAGTTCATTGCTAAATTGGAAGATCTTCTTGGAATGAAGATCAATGTGATCCAGCCGGATCATGATGCTTACTATGATGTAGTAGGACAGACAGTTGCAAGTGGTGACTGGCCAGACGTTATGATCTTATCTTCTACCTATTATGCAGGTTATGCAGAGCAGGGAGTTCTGTGGGATATGACAGACGCTTATGCATCTTCTGATTTAAAAACAAGACAGGATGCATACGGCAGCACAGGAGTTATCGATGGTGTAAGACTTGATGGTAAGTTATACGGTATGCCGGCAGCTCGTGGTAACGGATGTGTTACATATGTTAAGAAAGCATGGTTAGACAACTGCGGACTTGATGTTCCGACAAACTATGATGAGTATCTTGCAATGCTCGAAGCATTTACAACCGGTGACCCGGATGGAAATGGTGTAAACGGAGATACCTACGGTGTATCTGCTGCTGGTTTCATCGGAACAGAGGCTCCATATACAAACTACTTACCAGAGTTCTATCAGGATGCAAACCCAAGCTTCTATAAAGCAGAAGACGGAACATGGAAAGATGGATTCACAGAGGATTCTATGAAGAGCGCACTTGAGAGAATGGCAGCTGCTTACAAAGAGGGCGTGATTGATCCTACCACATTAACAAATGGTACATCTGACTGCCGTAACAAATTCTATGATGACAGCTTTGGTGTATTTACTTACTGGGCAGGTACATGGGCAACCAACTTAAAGACAAATCTTGAAGCAAACGGTAAAGACGGTGAGTTAGTAGCATTACCTCCGATCGCTGAAGTAGGTCAGTACCTTGACCGTGTTCCACCAGTATGGTGCATCACATCTGCATGTGAGAACCCGGAAGGCGTATTCAAATACTTCATTGAGCCGATGCAGGATGGCGGAGACGTTCAGTTCTTATGGACATACGGTGTAGAAGGCATTCACTGGTCAACAGCAGCAGAGACATTATTTGCTGGAACAGAGAACGAGAAAACATATGCGGATGGTGAGTTCCATATGTTAGAGAACCGTGAGAAAGAGGGTACACAGTACACCAAAGCCCACATTGATCCAATGCTTGCTTTAGTTGAGCTTGCAAACGATCCTCAGGAAGAATCTGTAGCAGCAGAAGCAAAAGAGTCTGCACAGTTATTCAATGATAATTGCAAAGCTGCGGATCTTGTTCCTACCACAGATGAGATGAGCGAGTACAATGGTGATTTAACAACGTTAAAGAACGAGCTGATCGCAAAAGTTGTTATGGGTGAGATCACTGTTGATGATGCATATGCACAGTTTGAGTCAAATCACGGTGCAGAGTGGTCACAGGCAATCGTTGATTCTTTAAACAAATAA
- a CDS encoding ABC transporter permease, producing MRKSNEKSAVTATTGGKKNHLAAKIYKYRGFYLMFLPVLIFALIFFYLPMLGIRFAFTDYNGIKEASFVGLKNFQKMFSMPNFWTAFWNTLQISIIKLFLTTAAAVIVSIFLNEIANIHFKKIVQTIIYLPHFMSWVVTASVFTLILAPTAEGLVNTFLINAGVLDSGIYFLGDSKWWRLAYYIINIWKETGWQTVIFMATLAGINTELYEAAAMDGAGRWGKMRYITFPALQNTILTVLILNLAKVMNLFESAFVMQNDAVLGTANVLETYIYYQTFNSGAIPNYGYTTAVGLFKSLVGCVLVLFCNHLSKKVRDGRGIV from the coding sequence ATGAGAAAAAGTAATGAAAAATCAGCCGTAACGGCTACAACCGGTGGAAAGAAGAACCACCTGGCAGCAAAAATCTATAAATACAGAGGATTCTATCTGATGTTTCTTCCTGTATTAATTTTTGCATTAATATTCTTTTACTTACCAATGCTTGGAATCCGTTTTGCATTTACCGATTATAACGGAATCAAAGAGGCAAGTTTTGTTGGTCTCAAAAATTTTCAGAAAATGTTTTCCATGCCAAATTTCTGGACGGCATTCTGGAATACCTTACAGATTAGTATTATCAAATTGTTTTTGACAACAGCAGCAGCTGTTATTGTTTCTATCTTTTTAAATGAGATTGCAAACATTCATTTTAAAAAGATCGTGCAGACAATTATTTATCTGCCACATTTTATGTCATGGGTAGTTACCGCATCCGTCTTTACTTTGATCCTGGCACCGACAGCAGAAGGTCTTGTAAATACATTCCTGATCAACGCTGGTGTACTTGATTCTGGGATTTATTTCCTGGGGGATTCAAAATGGTGGAGACTTGCGTACTATATCATTAATATTTGGAAAGAAACCGGTTGGCAGACCGTTATCTTTATGGCAACGCTTGCCGGAATAAATACAGAGCTTTATGAAGCTGCAGCAATGGATGGTGCAGGACGCTGGGGCAAGATGAGATATATTACTTTCCCGGCTTTACAGAATACAATCCTTACTGTTTTGATCTTAAACCTTGCAAAGGTTATGAACCTGTTCGAGTCCGCATTTGTAATGCAGAATGATGCTGTTTTAGGTACAGCAAACGTACTTGAAACTTATATTTACTATCAGACCTTCAACAGTGGTGCGATTCCAAATTACGGTTATACGACAGCCGTTGGTCTGTTCAAATCTCTGGTTGGTTGTGTACTGGTACTGTTCTGCAATCACTTAAGCAAGAAAGTACGTGATGGACGCGGAATCGTCTAG
- a CDS encoding carbohydrate ABC transporter permease, whose translation MKSKKKIEVFPIVNGLIFIILSLLIIIPMWKVLVDSFDLKTAYGMKLWPEEFGLAGYISVFKNPTLSHPLMISVITTIAGTIIALILSTFGAYVLIQWDMPGRNLFANLLLFTMIFQGGMIPTYLVLKSLHLTNTIWVVILFPALNVYNLVLMRNFFEGIPASLFESATLDGCTPMQTFIRIVLPMSKAALASIGLMFAVTYWNDYTHYKLYITDSNLYNFQMKLRSIIMGSDLPQANGGATENTVKNAAIIVIIIPFMIVYPFLQKYFVKGVNIGAVKE comes from the coding sequence ATGAAAAGCAAGAAAAAAATAGAAGTTTTCCCGATCGTAAACGGGTTAATATTTATTATCTTAAGTTTACTGATTATCATCCCGATGTGGAAAGTATTAGTTGACTCATTCGATTTAAAAACCGCATATGGTATGAAATTATGGCCGGAGGAATTTGGCCTTGCAGGATACATTTCCGTATTCAAAAACCCAACGCTGTCCCATCCGTTAATGATTTCTGTAATCACAACGATTGCAGGTACGATCATCGCATTGATCTTATCTACATTTGGTGCATATGTACTGATCCAGTGGGATATGCCGGGACGTAACTTATTTGCAAACTTATTACTTTTTACCATGATTTTTCAGGGTGGTATGATCCCTACCTACCTCGTATTAAAATCATTACATTTAACCAATACCATCTGGGTCGTTATCTTATTCCCGGCACTGAACGTGTATAACCTGGTATTGATGAGGAACTTCTTCGAAGGTATTCCTGCCAGCCTGTTTGAGTCGGCAACACTTGACGGATGTACTCCGATGCAGACATTTATCCGTATCGTACTTCCGATGTCAAAAGCAGCATTAGCATCCATCGGTCTTATGTTTGCCGTTACATACTGGAACGACTATACACATTACAAACTTTATATTACAGATTCAAACCTTTATAACTTCCAGATGAAGTTAAGAAGTATCATCATGGGTAGTGATCTTCCGCAGGCAAACGGTGGTGCAACTGAGAACACCGTAAAGAATGCAGCAATCATTGTTATCATCATTCCATTCATGATCGTATATCCGTTCTTACAGAAATACTTTGTAAAAGGTGTAAATATCGGAGCTGTAAAAGAATAA
- a CDS encoding rhamnogalacturonan acetylesterase: MATIFWAGDSTVQYNDILTFPQTGIGQVMNLFLKPEVRVENHAKNGRSTKSFIDESRLTPIYDKITAGDFLFIQFGHNDEKKNDPQRYTDPYSDYMVNLEKFVNAARNKGAWPVFITPLERRCFIDEEHLDIGEHTDYVAAMKQTAENLNVPLIDLYSMSRAEMRKAGAEKTKEWYMHLPAGVYPSHMDGLTDNTHLKYMGAVVYAGCIARGLKELGGIYSDLLVAWE; encoded by the coding sequence ATGGCGACTATTTTCTGGGCTGGAGATTCTACCGTACAATACAATGACATTCTTACATTTCCGCAGACCGGCATAGGACAGGTGATGAACCTGTTCCTAAAGCCGGAGGTGCGGGTGGAGAACCATGCCAAAAACGGCAGAAGCACAAAGAGCTTTATCGATGAGTCGAGACTGACACCGATTTATGACAAAATTACCGCAGGAGATTTTCTATTTATCCAGTTTGGACATAACGATGAGAAAAAGAATGATCCACAGCGGTATACAGATCCATATTCCGATTACATGGTGAATCTGGAAAAATTTGTAAATGCAGCAAGAAACAAAGGAGCATGGCCGGTTTTTATTACGCCGCTTGAGCGCAGATGTTTTATTGATGAGGAACATTTAGATATCGGGGAACATACCGATTATGTGGCGGCAATGAAACAGACAGCTGAAAATTTAAATGTTCCGCTGATCGATCTTTACAGTATGAGCCGCGCAGAAATGCGAAAGGCTGGAGCTGAAAAAACCAAAGAATGGTATATGCATCTGCCGGCAGGTGTCTATCCGTCCCATATGGACGGGCTGACCGACAATACGCATCTGAAATATATGGGTGCAGTTGTCTACGCGGGATGTATAGCGAGAGGTTTAAAAGAACTTGGCGGTATCTATAGTGATTTATTAGTGGCTTGGGAGTGA
- a CDS encoding glycoside hydrolase family 43 protein: MSLLWKSDQEDGTYKNPILFADYSDPDVIRVGDTYYMTASSFNYVPGLPILTSKDLVNWELKNYAIEKIDEPGYDLPQHAKGVWAPAIRYHEGYFYIYYGMPDEGIYMVRTKDALGTWEKPVLVLAGKGLIDSCPFWDEDGNAYIIHGYAKSRIGFKSHLGIFPMSWDGTKATGEDHILYCGLKTQPTIEGPKVYKRNGYYYIFAPAGGVKTGWQVILRSKNIYGPYEEKNVLHQGNSIVNGPHQGALVDTVNGDEWFLHFQDRGLYGRIVHMQPVVWENDWPVMGINAVDGCGEPCIIHKKPNTGITEKPCYLAAGDDFSSEKLGLQWQWIGNPKDDFYSLKERKGILRLYCKNPSGKAEPILWECSNVLTEKLVCPYFRASVCVDISALSEQEQAGMVMMGGHYAYLAVRMIRGQKRLILGKSYDGEDGMREKAEQLLVLPEEQEKVYLIFAMREGDNGSVFHCYYSLTDDTDSASWTEVRAEFTPSDHTWVGAKIGLFANVIGEKELGGYGDFEYLHVEALED, from the coding sequence ATGTCATTGTTATGGAAATCAGATCAGGAAGATGGGACTTATAAAAACCCGATACTTTTTGCAGATTATTCCGATCCGGATGTGATACGCGTAGGGGATACCTATTATATGACGGCATCCAGCTTTAACTATGTGCCGGGACTGCCGATCTTAACATCCAAAGATCTGGTAAACTGGGAACTGAAAAATTATGCGATCGAAAAGATCGATGAGCCGGGCTATGATCTGCCGCAGCATGCAAAGGGCGTATGGGCACCTGCGATCCGTTACCATGAGGGATATTTTTATATTTACTACGGAATGCCGGATGAGGGCATCTACATGGTGCGCACAAAAGACGCACTTGGAACCTGGGAAAAACCGGTACTTGTGTTAGCCGGAAAAGGTCTGATCGATTCCTGCCCGTTCTGGGATGAGGATGGAAATGCATATATCATCCATGGTTATGCGAAGAGCCGTATTGGATTTAAGAGTCATCTTGGCATATTCCCGATGTCATGGGATGGAACAAAGGCGACGGGGGAGGACCATATCCTCTACTGTGGACTTAAGACACAGCCGACGATTGAGGGACCAAAGGTATATAAGCGAAACGGATATTATTACATTTTTGCTCCGGCAGGCGGTGTAAAGACCGGATGGCAGGTGATTCTGCGCTCAAAAAACATTTACGGACCGTATGAGGAGAAAAATGTGCTTCATCAGGGGAACAGTATCGTAAACGGACCGCACCAGGGAGCACTGGTAGATACGGTAAACGGCGATGAATGGTTCCTTCATTTTCAGGATCGCGGACTTTACGGACGTATTGTCCATATGCAGCCGGTCGTATGGGAAAATGACTGGCCGGTCATGGGGATCAATGCAGTGGATGGCTGTGGGGAACCATGTATCATCCATAAAAAACCAAATACCGGAATCACAGAGAAACCTTGTTACCTTGCGGCGGGAGATGACTTTTCATCGGAAAAACTCGGCTTGCAGTGGCAGTGGATTGGCAATCCGAAGGATGATTTTTATTCTTTGAAAGAGAGAAAGGGGATTTTGAGATTATACTGTAAAAATCCATCCGGGAAAGCGGAGCCGATCCTCTGGGAGTGTTCGAATGTGCTGACGGAAAAACTGGTCTGCCCATATTTTAGAGCGTCTGTCTGTGTTGACATTTCAGCATTGTCTGAACAGGAGCAGGCGGGAATGGTCATGATGGGCGGTCACTATGCATATCTTGCAGTCCGCATGATCAGAGGTCAGAAACGTCTGATCCTTGGAAAATCTTATGACGGTGAGGATGGAATGCGCGAGAAGGCAGAGCAGCTTTTGGTACTGCCGGAGGAACAGGAAAAAGTTTATCTGATCTTTGCGATGCGCGAGGGAGATAACGGCAGTGTATTTCATTGTTATTATTCATTGACTGATGATACAGATAGTGCATCCTGGACGGAAGTGAGAGCAGAGTTTACACCGTCTGATCATACCTGGGTAGGTGCGAAGATAGGGCTGTTTGCGAATGTCATCGGGGAAAAGGAACTGGGAGGCTATGGAGATTTCGAGTATCTGCATGTAGAGGCACTGGAAGATTAG